From Cheilinus undulatus linkage group 15, ASM1832078v1, whole genome shotgun sequence:
tcaaaacgccccCGTCTCCATCTCcatgtaaacagggaaaccaGCACTTTATGAAAACGGACGTGCACACTGcaactgcagtaaatatccatgcgCGAGTAGGCTTATGACGCATGCGCGGATGGCAAGCGAGATGTATTTCGTGCCTGACCCATACGCCGTTGAAGGGCGTATGGGtggagtcagaatctggtgcaggcctgAAAATCCCACCATCATCTATTGTCCTGTCATGTATGCTAcatcgtttttggtgtttcccacAGTCTTGTGTGAACGGAGATcgttttcaaaatgttgccgTCTGAccgtggaactttttggaaacgaaaaCGGAAACGTAGTGTAAACGAGGCCTTACATGGTCTACGTGTACTCAAGTGTTGTCCGCAGGAGATGTGAATACAACCATGCTCGAGTACAGGTTACTCTTCCACAGAAAGACTTATGaacatctcctctctcttcaaAAACTGTTATATTCAGAAACTTTATTATGCCAACTTTATTTacaaagcatgtttaaaacaaccAGGGTTGACTGAAGTGCTTCACAGAGCACATGCTATTttatcctctgagctgcatggtAGATGTGGAAGTAAAAGGAGGGTTGTTGTTGGaatctgaaatattaaaagCATCCATGGTAGACTGTAGGATGGACTCCATGTAGTTGCCATTGTTGCTCCTTCCTCTCGGTGAATTTTCAAACCAACATAAATACAGTTACTGACTGAATCCACTTGTGTCCAGGTCTAGGGAGGGAGGAAGTGGGGAGTAACTGTGCTCTAGTATGGTTCAAAACAATTGCCCTAAAGCACGGCACACagtaaaggatttttaaaatcttaaccaattgtttttgtgtgagagaCTCCAGAATAAACAAGCTATTTGTTTGCTTCCTACTACATCTAAATTTGTAGAGCTCTTTCCTTTGTGATATGTTTTATAGGACACATTGCATAAACACTTGTGTTGTTGTCAAAAACTGAATAGTCGGTCCTTCATTTCAGACTTCTGTCTAACTTGGTGCTTCATGGTTACTATaattgccatggctgtgtttcaTGTGCTTCCTTCTTTGTTTGGCTTTCTTCCTCAGCTGCCCTCAGCGTTCCCGCCACACTATAGGATTTCTGATCGTAAATATTGAACGTGTTTACACTGTGTGAATTTCACCCGATTCAGCCACAAAGTTTGAGTCGTACGACTCACTTGGAAGTTGCACTGACTTTCAGTTGGATCTTGCATCATTTGTTGCGCCGTATACAGGGGGTACAACAGCTGACCACGACCCGACTACAGCCCAACAAGCTGCTCCCAGCTGGTCCGATGGATTTCACACtcgtttgatattttggtcatacgaCGCTCCCAGAGTGAGAGCAGAATCACAAGtggaatcctcaactttggggtatttttcctttgtttactgtcagacagcatcttaaatcacGATGACTTTTTATTGCCCTCCCCACCCCGGCTATAATAAGAaaataaacgagcaggaaattGTCATCCAGCTGACACAGCAGAGATAGCAGGAaagtgagagagtgagtggaTATGACTAGATGATATGACTTTTACCTCAGTGTGTGAAACTTATTGAAAGGAAACTCCTTTTCTGTCACGGTCTGTCCCAACTTcactcgtacagtgtgagcactcaggtcaaAATCCAACCATATAGTATGAGCACATAAATTGAGCTTACACTCCACCGTGACTGTCATAGAGTCGACTTGATATCCCACAGAGTATGCCCGGCTTTAGCAGATTGGAGAGGGAAAGATCTCTCTTAACACACCACACCAAACAAGAAATCCGGTCAAAATTCTGTCTTTAGAACCATCTGATAAtcgggcctttgctgactttggacAGAAGGAGGAGGTCAGGCTGAAAATGAGCACTATTATCTAGTAGTGTTTGCTCATTCTAAGATGGTTTTGGACAGGCTGAAAATGCCACCAAAGACAGCAGAATCCATCTACTGGAGACAATGAATGTTTTTCTCCTAAAAAGCTTTACAATAGCATCACATCTAACCATGAACTGATGACTTGCATGATTTAAATAGTACAGGTCACTTACTAGGTCTTCCATACAAAAGCTTTTAATATAGgcttattattttaaaatgctagAATCTCTTCAAATATTGTAAAATCTTAGAAACATTTAccaatatttatgtttttcaacAATGTTTCACTTCCTTTGGGCGCTCTATTTTTCTTAGATACAGGTATGGGGGCtacaaggggaaaaaatgggactCATTATGTCTTTCACTCACATTAACTTGTAAAGTTAAGCCTTGGGAAGCAATTTAGGATTGCCTTTGGGTTTTTTGAGCCTGGGATCAAACCACAGATTTACCAATCACTGTTGCCGGGCAAGCAGGAAAAAATACCTTAACTTAAGTGATATTGGTGCTCAGAAAAGTCCTCCTTTGATGTGTGGGACTTTTGCACTGAAATGCCTGTGCAGTAAAATCCATTAAAACCTCTTTTATATTCATCATAATTTAATGTTATTATAATGCATTATGGTCCATTTGATTTCaaacaagcatttaaaaaacaagtaaGCAGTAGCAATGTCTGATATTGCAAAATATTGtattaatataatattttttttatgaccACTGGAGGAGGATCATCCTATTTCAATTAGGGTATAAATTAGGCATTACTGGATACTTatacaaaagcaaaaataacTTCAGaatcaaaatgtattaaaaagatCACTTAAATGTCTATTGAATATATGCATATCTCTGTATAACCCCTGCTTTAAGACTGTGGAGTCGTCTTGGACACAGTTCAGTCAGAGAATCTGATCTTAATCTGATTATAATACAGGATTAATAAAATGATCCACCAGCTTTTTCTCCCGTTAACTGCCCAAATTTCTTATGACGCTCTAATGGAGATGTCTTAAGTGTGTTTCTAAAGAGAACATCATGTGTCTGGGAGGAGTTGAGCTGAGGTGGGGGTATCTGAGGGGAGCATTTAGCTCACTTATCCTCTGTGTGAGCTGTCATTCTCACTGCACGCAGCTGTGGAAATGAGATCAAACTGAGCTGAAGCTCTCTGCAGGCAAAGAGGAGATCAACAGGTAGAGGAAATGAAGGTCTGACTCCTGCAGATTGTGGATTTCTCAagcagtttttgttcttttgctGAGACTATTTTTATACCTTCTTAAAAGATATTTTGAAACAAACTTCAATCAGAAGACAGGATGAATGTCCCAGTGATGAGGGCCCAGGAGCAGCCTCATCCTCTCTGCGGCCCTGGCCCGGTACAGGATTTACCCCACTGTCCTCCAGGGTTCAACCTCAGCTCCCGCCTGAATCCCGCTCCCATCCTGGGCCTCCAGAGCACCCAGAGGTCATCCAAACCACAGAGGGAGCTGAGCCCTGAGGAGCAGCAGGAGCTCCGTAGGAAGATCAACAgcagggagaggaagaggatgcAGGACTTAAACATCGCTATGGACGCTCTGAGGGAGGTCATGGTGCCCTACGCCTCCTCTCCGTCcgcctcttcttcctctcaaTCCCATCAGCCTGGAGCTCCTCCAGGACGTCGGCTCTCAAAGATCTCCACCCTGGTCCTGGCCAGGAACTACATCCTCCTGCTGGGCTCGTCTCTGCAGGAGATGAGGAGGCTGCTCGGGGAGGTTAGCGTCGGGATGGGGGTCAACTCAGGCCCTGTGCCTCGTCTACTCCTTGCTGGAGGTTGGCCCCTCATCTCCGGTCCCAGTCAGCTCCTCCTCACTCAGGAGTCCCTCCTCACGTCAGCagcctcttcatcctcctcgtCTTCCTCCGCTTCGTCATCCTCTGCTGGTAAATGTCCTCTGCTGTCTCCAGGCCCCATGGAGGCCTCGTTGGCTCCTGTGCAGTGGAACTCTGCAGGAGCCTCAGGAGGGCCACTGTGCCCCTGTGGAGTGTGCAGACTACCCAGATTCACTCACTCCACTCCTGCTCCGAGATTCCCAAAGTGATGCTTTGAAGAGCTGGGTGAGAGGATTTCTAGAGACTTGATGACTGTTACATATATGCAACTATTTTATAAGatcttatttaacattttttaacatgtttataaTTGTTTATGCTATTAAACAttatgattttgtctttttaaattcagtGGATCTATTATGTAGTTGGTTAGCCAGTTTTTGTGTGTTATAAATCCATTAACCACACTTTTTATCCAAAAATAAGTTGCATTCCCTTTGTTATTTTGCAGCAAGCACTGACTTGTCAGGTGACAAATGAGGGGACTCATAATCATGAAGTACCCAAATCAAGAACTGTAAAAAAGCTGCCAGTTCAATCTATATCTATGTTTGTTCTCCTATCTGtgattttttgttgtaaaaaatgaGATGTTATGTATTTCCTGGCACTAATAACAACTTAGCAATATAACCAGATGatatttgtttgcttgttttctctTACCACTTTATCACCTGTGGAACAATAAGTATTTCAAATTCAgtgaaaatgcagttttttcccttttgtgtttttggattGTTAAAATCAGAATATATTTATAATGAGTGCATTTTCTATAGAGCATTTGCATGCAGAAAGAGTAAACACTGTATAAAGGTCCTGCAGCAGATGTGGTCTATAGTTTAGAGAAGCACAAAGGTTGCTCTCCATTCTTTAGCTTGCtgaaataaacctttaaataaGAGTCTTAGGGAGAAGTGTTAAGGGAGACATCTCTAAAGTGAAAATCTCTCTATATTAAACAGATTTCAGGTGCT
This genomic window contains:
- the olig1 gene encoding oligodendrocyte transcription factor 1, whose protein sequence is MNVPVMRAQEQPHPLCGPGPVQDLPHCPPGFNLSSRLNPAPILGLQSTQRSSKPQRELSPEEQQELRRKINSRERKRMQDLNIAMDALREVMVPYASSPSASSSSQSHQPGAPPGRRLSKISTLVLARNYILLLGSSLQEMRRLLGEVSVGMGVNSGPVPRLLLAGGWPLISGPSQLLLTQESLLTSAASSSSSSSSASSSSAGKCPLLSPGPMEASLAPVQWNSAGASGGPLCPCGVCRLPRFTHSTPAPRFPK